In Chryseobacterium gotjawalense, the following are encoded in one genomic region:
- a CDS encoding alpha/beta fold hydrolase: MKTSLQHLKLKNHQLVSGKILDVDLSYQLFGKDLYSAPIVLVNHALTGNSNVAGENGWWNSLIGVDKIIDTNIYSVICFNIPGNGFDGNLVENEQNFTPKDIAAIFLKGLSFLNISRLHTLIGGSLGGAIGWEMLALKPNLAENFIPVACDYKTADWLHAQCLVQQFLLNQPDRPLQKARIHAMLCYRTPASLNERFKNEMHAEKQILKSHDWLNFHGEKLNERFSLNAYRLMNHLLMTINTDEKKLKEITANIHLIAVDSDLFFPAFEMQKCYEFLHESKSNTYYHEIKSIHGHDAFLMEYDQLNQILNTIIHEK; this comes from the coding sequence TTGAAAACTTCGCTACAACATCTCAAACTCAAAAACCACCAGTTAGTATCAGGAAAAATCCTTGATGTCGATTTGTCGTATCAATTATTTGGTAAAGATTTATATTCTGCCCCAATCGTTTTAGTCAACCATGCTTTAACCGGAAATTCTAATGTTGCCGGTGAAAATGGTTGGTGGAATTCTTTAATCGGAGTGGATAAAATTATTGATACGAATATTTATTCTGTCATCTGTTTTAATATTCCAGGAAATGGATTCGACGGAAATTTAGTTGAAAATGAGCAGAATTTTACACCAAAAGATATTGCCGCTATTTTCCTTAAAGGTTTATCATTTTTAAATATTTCCAGACTTCATACTTTAATTGGAGGATCCTTAGGCGGTGCGATCGGTTGGGAAATGTTAGCATTAAAACCCAACTTGGCCGAAAATTTCATTCCGGTTGCGTGTGATTATAAAACCGCCGACTGGTTGCATGCGCAGTGTTTGGTTCAGCAATTTTTATTGAATCAGCCTGATCGACCTTTGCAAAAAGCCAGAATCCACGCCATGTTGTGTTACCGGACGCCGGCATCTTTAAATGAAAGATTTAAAAATGAAATGCATGCAGAAAAGCAGATTCTTAAATCCCACGATTGGCTCAATTTCCACGGTGAAAAATTAAACGAAAGATTTAGTCTAAATGCTTATCGGTTAATGAATCATCTGCTGATGACCATTAATACAGATGAAAAAAAACTAAAGGAAATTACAGCCAATATTCATCTCATCGCTGTCGATTCCGATTTGTTTTTTCCTGCTTTTGAAATGCAAAAATGTTATGAATTTTTACACGAGTCAAAATCAAATACTTACTATCACGAAATAAAATCCATTCATGGTCACGATGCCTTTTTAATGGAATACGATCAACTTAATCAAATTTTAAATACCATCATTCATGAAAAATAA